One segment of Stappia sp. 28M-7 DNA contains the following:
- the bfr gene encoding bacterioferritin, protein MKGDARVIEYLNKALRHELTAVNQYWLHHRMLEDWGYGKLAAKELEESMEERAHADQLIERILFLGGFPNMQSLDPLRIGQSLKDVMEADLAGEYSARALYKEAREVTLAAGDYVSKLLFEELLAEEEAHIDYLETQLQLIEQIGIERYGLLQSAPAEAAS, encoded by the coding sequence ATGAAGGGTGATGCCAGGGTAATCGAGTATCTCAACAAGGCCCTTCGGCATGAGCTGACCGCCGTCAACCAGTACTGGCTGCATCATCGCATGCTGGAAGACTGGGGCTACGGCAAGTTGGCGGCAAAGGAACTTGAGGAGTCGATGGAGGAGCGTGCGCATGCCGACCAGCTCATCGAGCGGATCCTTTTCCTGGGCGGCTTTCCCAACATGCAGAGCCTCGATCCGCTGCGCATCGGTCAGTCGCTGAAGGATGTGATGGAGGCGGATCTCGCCGGCGAGTATTCGGCCCGTGCGCTCTACAAGGAGGCGCGCGAGGTGACGCTTGCGGCCGGCGACTACGTCTCGAAGCTTCTCTTCGAAGAGCTGTTGGCCGAAGAGGAAGCCCATATCGACTACCTGGAGACGCAGCTCCAGCTGATCGAGCAGATCGGCATCGAGCGCTACGGCCTGTTGCAGTCTGCGCCTGCCGAAGCGGCAAGCTGA
- a CDS encoding (2Fe-2S)-binding protein, translating into MIVCSCNVLTDKELRKAARELQSGPDRVVVTPGAVFRALGKRPRCGSCFSTVIPIIHEEAPADKGTPPAAGENRDEG; encoded by the coding sequence GTGATCGTCTGTTCCTGCAATGTCCTGACGGACAAGGAGTTGCGCAAGGCCGCGCGCGAGCTGCAATCGGGTCCCGACCGCGTGGTCGTGACGCCCGGCGCAGTGTTCCGTGCGCTCGGCAAGCGCCCGCGTTGCGGCAGCTGTTTCAGCACCGTCATACCGATCATTCACGAGGAAGCACCGGCGGACAAGGGCACGCCGCCGGCAGCGGGGGAGAACCGCGATGAAGGGTGA